In Mytilus edulis chromosome 8, xbMytEdul2.2, whole genome shotgun sequence, the genomic window ATCCGAAGTTTACATCGCAGCGATATAACCTTTCGCGCTAGTGTGGCATACAGACTACACAAATCAACAAAAGTTTacatcgccgcgatatagccttttgtTCTAGTATGGTGTAAAGTAATCACCAATCAATCAAAGTTTATATCGACGCGATAAATCAATTTGCGCTCGTGCGGTTTTAATCAAACCAAACTTTTACTCAATTAACCAAAGTTAACAACTTGAACTTTTTCTTTTAACTCACTTTCACATTTATATTCGTAAGCATGACATAACTATGTTCTTTATTTCAGGTGTAAAGCCATACAAATGCGAGCATTGCGAAAAGGCGTTCACACAGCGATGTTCATTGGAATCGCACAGTCGCAAGGTACACAGTATGGAACTTAGCTTTGGTTACAAACAGCGACGCAACAAAACGTACGTTTGTGAGGATTGTGGTCATTCTACAACGGATCCGGAAGTTCACTTCAAACATTTGAAAGATCACCATCCTAACTGTCCAGCGCTTTCCAAACCGCATGATAAAAGACATTTCAAATTCCAGGCAAATGGAAGACCCGCTGGTTCGCCTTTACGTCTAAGACACtaacttttgtatatttttgtttcttgttattgtttcaaagtattatttattttccGTCCCATTGTTGTATATTAATTGAAATACGTTTGTATGAAAGATAGGGCTAAATTTGACAGTTCAAGGGAAATGGCGTGCAATACATAACCTTGGGCTCTCTGTTTATATGTATAAAGATATATCATGAATGAAATCCTTGAATGAACTGAATTCCATGTATGCTGTTTCATTATGGGCATGCaccattaaaatatgaaaattgtgtAATTTTacggttttttttgttgttatacaAGAAGCACAGAAGAAAATAATGCATGGTTGTTCTAACCCTCGTTAGTTTAATgatcgaaaaaggaaaaaaaaaaaaaatcgacgaAAAAACCCTGAAAACAATATACAACAGTACACAAACGCAACATATAAAAACATACTGAGTGACACGAGCTCATGTCGTGGGCCTCAATCCTTAGGTTCTGGTTGTCTTTGGGGGACTACAAGATTGAAGTCACGCTTTTCGATATCTAAGTTATATTCTACAGCCATGTAACAAGCACATGTATGACAGACGACGCTATCTGTTCGCCGCCGACAAGCATAAAAAGGTATACAGTCCCGTAAAATAGCATAAACAGGCTCAATTATGTCCTACTTTTCCAGTAACCAGAAATACCAAATAGAGGTATATAACACTCAATCAAAAACTGTGGATGTCATCATGTGTACCTCAAAGATTGGCACATACTGCGCCCAATGTAGCATCTGTTGCTCGTGTAGGTACATGTACAAACTCGGTTATTAGTTTAATGCAGTGACGTTAAAGGGGTAGGTGCAATAAGGTCATTATTTGGCCAAATTGTAACTGCAAATCttaaagttatcatacatattctttaatttttccaAACTATACTTGGGTACAATTAAGGtattctgaaaataaaaacaatttcacACTAAATGAgataccatggcaacaaatcatgacaataacaagaatgtgtcctcagtacacgaatgccccactcgcactatcattttccatgttcagtggaccgtgaaattggggtaaaaactctaatttggcattaaaattagaaagatcatatcatagggaacatgtgtactaagtttgaagttgattggacttcaacttcatcaaaaactttaacctggagcgggacagacggacgaacggacagacgaacggacagacgaacggacggacggacggacggacggacgaacggacgcacagaccagaaaacataatgcccctctactatcgtaggtggggcataaaaattgcacattttgtaaaatttcttgattttccttgtttttcatcaaatttttagtAAATTATAGGTAGAAAAGTAtttgcgcacccaagaaacaactttatatttggtgagattcgGTCAAAAGTTGTAATAAAACTTCTTTAAATTAAGGAAAAGAGGACTATAAGTAACGAACATATCTGCCGTCATCTGTGAAATTTACAGATGTTACATAACAATAAAGTATTATATACCTTAAGAACACAAGGGTTGGTCTATAGGAATaagtatatttgattcattaaATATCCAATTACTATATCAAacaggagatgtggtatgctggccattgagacaactatatCCATCATAGTTCATATTACGTGGATGTTAGGAACTATTGGTCACCGATGCtgcattctttttatttatatgccTTATGTTTCCGCATTCACGAtatcctcaatcagaaccgatccacTCACGCATGTAATAATGAAAATTTGTAGTTTTCAGatttattaagacgtctatcaacttCGGACAGCGTAAACACCgcccaaaacgacattcatacccatcgacaaaaaaaccccaacaacaactaaatttgaacttgtaggtctgttaacagaaccatttcaaaatttaaatgtttcttttttcgcCAATTTCTCGTGGGggaactgattttgtaggagtttaaTTCCATGTACAACagtcaatgatacatgtatctcttcgttaaagtattcaccgcAGCATAGCATgttgcgatttagaaatgtacatacctttagAAGCGGTGACAATTGTTCCACTCAAGCACacccggaaaatcctctcacgtctttcattgcagaaccaattgttctgcgtgtgtagattaccagccgtgcaTGGTGTAtcaaatgattgtaaggtgtatatgtctgtctggaaTCGTCATCTGATCGTGACCACATTTTATGGTGCATTAGGCAATgttaagtttttaaagttatttttggtTCTTGGATACTTCAAGAAATTTGTCTgactatttaaaattttattgaaatcatAATTCCAAGATAGTATTTTCGATCTACAAAGTGtccatgtatatatgtatataataatacgGACTGAATTAAATGTGAAAATATGtagtataaataataaaaataataaataactgCTTTCATTTGGAAAATTAACGATAATACTGATAGGCACACGTGTCGGTCAACCCTAAATCTAACTTTCAACGCATCAGTGCCTATCAGAAAAATAACGTCTAATATAAATACTCTTTGGGGTTAATGGAAAAAATCCGTTTATGATGCTGCTGATTTTTCTAtctgaaaaacaaaccattctaAGCAATATCGGAGGTTCTGGGACAAAAATATGACCTTTTGTTTAAAAGCAGAATACAAAGTAACCATCGAAAGATAATTCAAGACAAAACCCGTGATTGTAATAGCGAGACTAATACTTATAAACTCAGGAAAGTTAAAGTGCAAGATACATGTAGAAGCTATTAAAAAGAAGGAAAACGCtctgaaatccaaagcttatataaaagatgaagagcaataatccaaaagttccaaaaagtatagccaaatccgtgaaaggaatcagagctttgcatgatggagatacattccttaatttataataatttctaacattttgtaaaagcaaattttaataacacaaaaaaatccgtattttcatgccagtacggTTTTGCGTTTTTGATCACGCTAAAGTTCGATGGCGACATTGTGACGCTATGTGTTGATAGCTTCACCGAAGTCAGATTGTCTACACGAACTACATTTGCTTTATGCTTTTCGTATTGATGTAGAAGTCAATATTATCTTAAAGTAGTTTTTAAGGTTTTTAAGTTGATGTTTACCCAttgtggaatctatatatattttattattgtggTAGGGGTAAATTTGAACTCTGAAAATTCAGTTTCTAGCAACCagacttttttttagtttttttttcaataatcacTATTTCTAATTTAAAGATACTATAACACAGCTGGATTAATTTTATATTCTTATTGTATTAAACTCCTTATCTAAATTTTAGACAAGACTGATATAGATGGTTTGTCGTCGCTAAATAACAATACTGTAGGTAAAAATTTTCTCCTCAGCGTGGTTACTTATTTTCAGAAAGTAACAACTTCttcaaatataacattttaaGAAATAGTAAACACTTCCTTGTGATGAAAAGGTGTGTACTTATAATTGATAGCTGTCCAATAGTTGTATTGTGTTTCTGTCTCAATTGTTTAAGTTCAATATACTTCCTTTACATCCggatatatataaacaaacttcAATTTTTACGTGTGTACTTTTAACCTATCTTCTTCGTTTAAGAGGATGGAGATTCGAAGActtagttttcttttctttgcTACTGTTCTACCAAATATCTTATTGGCTAAAAATTGTGGAAATGTTCCACCATTTTTAAGTCGTCTGCGAGATGGAGTCGACATTACAAAACTCGACCTGTTACCGTTAGATTTGGGGGCCAATGATGGATTTAAAAATCCTGTTTTTGATTTCACTTGTGACTTTGAAACGACGAGAACTATTAATAATGTAAGTATAAACATAACAATTATtctatgttcatttttttttattaattgtgtaGGATGAACATtataataattacaatttttGCGTGTGTGTAACGTGCATTAAATACCGATTAAAAGATTAAATCGACTAAGTGCTACAAGAGGAAATTCGCAAATTATTAATAATGCTCAAATTTGATTCCATCGAATACTTATTCTAAAACAAAGTGTCATTTATTTATcacgttttttttctcatttttgttattttcaaagtAGTTCTCAATTCTTgatgttttaaattcaatttttctctattctttataagcTTGCACCCCGGTATTCTCTATGTATAGGTTAGACAATAGTTGGTcgtgttaataaaaaaataaagcccAAGGCGTAGCCAAGGGCTTTAACTGTTCAAGAAAATATTGCCGTTGCCGCCTTCAATATGATTTCAATGCATGAAGGAgtttttattacaaaacaatcATTGGGTGAAACTAGGTCGTATGTCAATCTAAAATGTCTAGATTACTTGATAATATTACCGCAGCAGTGGCGGATCTAAGGAGTGGGTTCCGGGGGTACAATTGTTGACAATTGATGCGTTTGAATATCCATTTATCCTCGATTTGAAACCACTTTTCGAAGGGGATAATTATTTATCTTATTATattaatcatatttaaaacaaatcctTTATGCAAAGCAAAAATTGGAAATGTGTCAAGAAAGTAACTATGTACATACATATTGAGATGTGCCTGACGTATTGTAACTGCATACAATGTTGGTAGTAGACAGTTAGTGACACAtactaacatgtttaaatatcCAGTTTCTATATCCGCGATAATAATATGAATACATTTCTATTAACTTAGATGTTTAGAAACCCTTTTTAATGATAATGTTTCTTCTTCAGCTTTCGTAGGTTTGTTATCTAGTTGTATCTTTCGATATTTTCATTTTCCCTTTATACTAGCTGTTCCTATATAAatgtaatttacatttttttttaaattaaaatttaggTTCAGTATAATATCCCAGATCAAGTTTGGAGTGTAGTGAACATTCCAACTGGATGGCTATCTTCAAATATTGAAATCCATAAAACTAGCCATGCTGTTAAAAAATCTATGGGCAGAAAGGTGGATGTTGGTTATGGAGAAGGCATTTTTTCTGCGAGTGGATCATACAAGAAAGTTCAAGATTACATCACAAACTCATCAAAGTACATAGAGGAAGTGACGTCATATACATCCGGGTACAAGATTAACATGATGCCTGATTGGGCACTAGAATTTGGTAGAGTCGCAAAAATGTACATCGAGCGATTCCTTCCAAAAACTTTTAATGACACCACAACTTCGCAATATATGAGAtttattgatacatttggaaCACATTACTTCAACCAGGGTAAATTCGGTGGTCTTCTGAGATTAATTCTTGCTACGGACGAAAGCTACTATCATAGCAAAACTGACAGTCAAGTtgaagcacaagctagtgctacatTCTTTAACATAATAAAACTTGGCGGCGGAGGTTCATCTGGAAGACAGACGGTAGATGAGGCATTCACAAGAGCTACGAGAAAAAGTGTTAGGTAATTAACTTGCCATTGTCTATTTTTGTGTAGTAACGTACGCGCAAGGTCTGTTTTATGTCTTACAAACGAAACATTACAAAACCAATGGTGATCCCACTCAATTTGAGATTTTAAGTTTCATAATTATTTGATCTTTTTCATGataaaggggggattttcaagtTTTCGGACAATACTGAATAATAATCATACTGATAAAaatgctttgagcagttttcatgaaactttggtgactggtttatatatatatatatatatataagaataagcTACCTTTAGTCTTAAcgttttttttctgatatgaaATTGAGCAGTAATGGAACTCGATTCTTTGAAAAAGCGACTGGCTCATGGCGAAGCTTCTCATTGTTACTAGtagttatttttatgttttctatcAATTGGACGAGTTAAACTCTTTTCAGAAGATTTTTTATACTAGTAGTTTGTTCTAAACATGTGCTGTCACACCACTATCCAATGTTAGGGGAGGCTTGCCACACCCTCTTACCCGCCACGTTCTGTGTTTACCTCATCAAAGTCAATATAGTGGATGTAATTCAGTACCTGATCtataataaatttcattttcGTTAATAGTTTTGTGCATAAGTCATGccgttttttttctcatttgaaaggttttacattGGTCatttttggggtcttttatagttttatttggGTTCTGCTCATTGTTCGAGAGACCATACGATGACTAACAGTTGCATACCTCCAACGTCAGTTGGACCCGCTAAGAGAGTTGTTTCATCGACAATCATATTATTTCTTCAGATTTTAAATGGTTAATATCATTATTTTGCAATGATTAAGAAAAAAACTTATCAATCTAAATGTTATGAGATTCAGTCTATGAATACTAGACAAATTTATGTTGTCCTCATTCTTTACAACAGCTGAAAAGGCGCGGGAATCCCATGCCTTACTTATCTGTCTTGTATCCTTTTAAATAACATGGTACTAGTAGTAACGTTATGTCTTGAGTATATGTCTACTAGACACCGGTATTAAGAATTCGTTATGTACAACACCGCTTAACTTCATCAAAGTACTTTAATTTCTTCCTCTCTAGTAACCGGTCTCTAGTAACGAAAGAAGCATTACATTCCAATCCTGTCTTGTAACGAAAACAACACTAGATTCCGATCCTCTATTGTTACGAAAACAGTTTTACGTTCCGAATACAAAGATATTGTTATATCGACGATGATGGAAttttttaacgacattgactggcttTACAGTCTTCGCACGGTCGGTATTGTCATTTGGAATCCGACATTTTGGTAGACTCCTACAATATCTCAACAACTAAACGTATTACCTTGGCCTTGAACTTTCATAACATTTAGGAAGGTAAttagatttgaaataaaaaaaaaggacgaTAAACgccaaaaaaaatgtcataatatATAGATAACAATAATATGAAGTCAATTATTGTCTATACACACGTCTCATTATTCTTGTAGATACTATGGAGGTAGTACCAATTTGATAGTAACTAATGGAATATCGGCATGGCAACCTACTGTAGCAGGAAGTCCGTGGCTATTTGGCGGGAGTTTGACGGAAATATCTGGAATGATTGCTGACAGAAGCAAACGACTTTCAATGAAAAGAGCCATACAGGTACGTGTATGAATTCTCGTATATTTGTTGTCACATGATTCAGATTGGGCAGCAATTATGACATTACTTTTAAGCCTCGTGCAAACAAAGTCTCCCATTCGAGACTCAGATGTGCTGCTTCATCATTTGGCGTCGGCGTAAACACTAGTTAAGTTTGTGATTTAGTAAGTTTagacaaaaaaatgttttctaatgttgacatttatttttcttttctttttttttaaataacttaacaCGTGTTGCACATGCGTAATCGTCATCAGCTAATGGTCCATTTGAAGTTCTCATGAATACTGTTCTAAATACTGTTGAATTATCAATTTGCAAGCCAAGGTTTTTGGGCTGACCTGACCAAACTGAAAGtcaataaagaaatataatttcTTAATTCTGCTtgtaaaaatgtttgattttttttttaaatagtatatTTTTCATCTAAAAGGAATTGTTTCCCCTGGTCCTATGCATGATATTAATGtggttgtatttttctttttactaGGTTTATATGGATAAAGCATACATGGAAGAACTACTCAGAATTATTGCATGGTATTACACAAGTGGGAAATGGGACCAGCATAGAAATGCTTTGAATAACTACAACAGCCAAGTACATGTGCTATTACAACAGAGCTTACCAGACCACAATGCAGTTGTGATGCTTGCAAATACCATAGAGACAGCAACTCTTGTTCCAGACTGGTTCCGTAATACTAGACTTTGCTATAACTGGTACCCTGATGGTGACGGAGGACAATGTGGGGGCGGAGCTGCACGTCAACTTTGTGCAAATGTCAACCAATGGACAGGTTACTACAGAGATGATACTGACAGACGTGGAGGTGGGTGTCGAATGAGGTGGGGTATCATGTCGAATGGCTACGACGATTGGTTTAGAAATGTTCAGATTTGTTATAAATGGTGGCCTGATGGTGATGGTGGTCAGTGCGGAGGTGGTGCTTCAAGACTTCTCTGTGCAAATATAAATTCGTACACTGGTTACTATAGAGATGACACAGATAGAAGAGGTGGAGGTTGTAAAATGCAGTGGAAGTTATCAGTTCCAACGAGTGCTCCTTTGTGGATTCAGAATGCTGAGCTGTGCTATCAATGGTATCCAGACGGGGATGGAGGACAGTGTGGAGGTGGTGTTCCAAGGCTTCTATGTGCGAGAGCTAATACATACACGAGAGCTTACCGTGATGATACAGATAGGCGTGGTGGAGGGTGCCGAATGAGATGGAGCATAAAAGTCATGTCTTAATTTTTGTCAATGTATATACcagataaaatattttaaaaaaatacccaCGTGTTTCTACAATAAATTATATTGACCTCAAGCAGTTTCTTTAACTTCAAATCAACttagtatgggttttgttcattgttaaaggcccgtacggtgacctttagttgttagtttctgtgttatGTGGTCTctttttgagagttgtctcattggcaatcataccacatctgcttaatTTTATATTTAGTGAAAAAATTAAGTGACAAAACATAACGGGATGAACTTTAAATACTGACATATTTGCTCTTCATTGAAGACGAAGATAAatgatttctaatttctaagtctaATTTGACTTGCTTGCCGTGTCGAGACCTTTGCGGTGCATTTAAGGGTTTGGCCCATCGATGTCATGGGTTATCCCGCTCATGTCAATAAATGCAAATTATCTCATAAATGGTTTCAATGCGAATGCTGACAACCCCCTTTCTAATGCCATAATGGCACCAAATTTGTTTCGAGGTTTGCGAAGTAAGATGGAAGCGGAAATTTGGTAACAAAAAGTTTGTTACTACATCTGGTATTTTCAAACTCAAAATTAATTTACTTGCTGCGAAAAAAACCCAATACAAAACTGTGCTTCCgatataaaattgatttaaatttagaATGTCCATTTTGATGAATTGTTTTATGAATAACCGAAAGCATTGTAAATCGCATCAATGCTCTAACAAATGTCACCATGTTTA contains:
- the LOC139485710 gene encoding perivitellin-2 67 kDa subunit-like codes for the protein MEIRRLSFLFFATVLPNILLAKNCGNVPPFLSRLRDGVDITKLDLLPLDLGANDGFKNPVFDFTCDFETTRTINNVQYNIPDQVWSVVNIPTGWLSSNIEIHKTSHAVKKSMGRKVDVGYGEGIFSASGSYKKVQDYITNSSKYIEEVTSYTSGYKINMMPDWALEFGRVAKMYIERFLPKTFNDTTTSQYMRFIDTFGTHYFNQGKFGGLLRLILATDESYYHSKTDSQVEAQASATFFNIIKLGGGGSSGRQTVDEAFTRATRKSVRYYGGSTNLIVTNGISAWQPTVAGSPWLFGGSLTEISGMIADRSKRLSMKRAIQVYMDKAYMEELLRIIAWYYTSGKWDQHRNALNNYNSQVHVLLQQSLPDHNAVVMLANTIETATLVPDWFRNTRLCYNWYPDGDGGQCGGGAARQLCANVNQWTGYYRDDTDRRGGGCRMRWGIMSNGYDDWFRNVQICYKWWPDGDGGQCGGGASRLLCANINSYTGYYRDDTDRRGGGCKMQWKLSVPTSAPLWIQNAELCYQWYPDGDGGQCGGGVPRLLCARANTYTRAYRDDTDRRGGGCRMRWSIKVMS